Proteins encoded within one genomic window of Candidatus Methylacidiphilales bacterium:
- a CDS encoding aspartate-semialdehyde dehydrogenase has protein sequence MAIKGQQIAIVGATGAVGVEILRVLERRRFPVAGLKLLASSRSVGKSLDFQGKPVAVEEVSAAAFQGIDIAFFSAGATRSREFIPAALAAGAWVVDNSSAFRMDPKVPLVVPEVNPGDLSNGSRLIANPNCCAAILATAIWPIHQAAGIKKIVVSTYQSASGAGAQAMQELEDQVREHVAGQPITRKVFPHQIAFNLFSHNTKVADNGYNEEENKLIEEIRKMFHLPELAIVPTCIRVPVLRAHSESVVLELEKPLTPEKAREILSKSPGVKLVDDAAGNHFPMPIEASGDLDVHVGRIRRDLSSPNGLALFVSGDQLLKGAAWNAVQIAEELVKAA, from the coding sequence ATGGCCATCAAGGGACAACAAATCGCCATTGTCGGAGCCACCGGTGCGGTCGGGGTGGAAATCCTCCGCGTGCTCGAACGCCGCCGCTTCCCCGTGGCCGGACTCAAGCTGCTGGCTTCTTCCCGCTCAGTCGGCAAATCCCTCGATTTCCAAGGCAAGCCGGTCGCTGTGGAGGAAGTTTCCGCCGCCGCTTTCCAGGGCATCGACATCGCCTTCTTCAGTGCCGGGGCCACCCGCTCGCGTGAATTCATCCCGGCCGCCCTGGCTGCCGGGGCCTGGGTGGTGGACAATTCCTCCGCCTTCCGCATGGACCCGAAGGTTCCGTTGGTCGTTCCCGAGGTCAATCCGGGGGATCTTTCCAACGGATCGCGCCTGATCGCCAACCCCAATTGTTGTGCCGCCATCCTGGCCACCGCTATCTGGCCGATCCACCAGGCAGCGGGCATCAAAAAAATCGTCGTCTCCACCTACCAGTCCGCTTCCGGGGCCGGGGCCCAGGCCATGCAGGAACTGGAGGACCAGGTGCGCGAACACGTCGCCGGACAGCCCATCACGCGCAAGGTCTTCCCCCACCAGATCGCCTTCAATCTCTTCTCCCATAACACGAAGGTAGCAGACAACGGCTACAACGAGGAGGAGAACAAGCTCATCGAGGAGATCCGCAAGATGTTCCATCTGCCGGAGCTGGCCATCGTCCCCACCTGCATCCGCGTGCCCGTCCTGCGGGCGCATTCGGAGTCGGTCGTGCTGGAACTGGAAAAGCCGCTCACTCCGGAAAAGGCCCGGGAAATCCTCTCCAAGTCCCCCGGCGTGAAGTTGGTGGACGACGCCGCTGGAAACCACTTCCCCATGCCCATCGAGGCCAGCGGCGACCTGGACGTCCATGTCGGACGGATCCGCCGCGACCTGTCCTCGCCGAATGGCCTGGCCCTGTTTGTCTCCGGTGACCAGCTCCTCAAGGGGGCGGCCTGGAATGCGGTGCAGATCGCCGAGGAACTGGTCAAGGCCGCCTGA
- a CDS encoding ethanolamine ammonia-lyase subunit EutB, producing the protein MSRYRCPIGKTVHLFSSLGDLLAKATPRRSGDDLAGVAAANAEERVAAQIALADVPLQAFLDEPLIPYDEDEVTRLICDTHDRAAFAPVAGFTVGAFRDWLLRYETGEAELTALAPGLTPEMVAAVSKIMANQDLVLVAQKCRVITRFRNTIGLPGRLSARLQPNHPTDDPRGIAASTLDGLLYGCGDAVIGINPATDSVAAADTLLRLLDELITQFQIPTQSCVLAHVTTMMQCMEKGSPVDLVFQSIAGTEAANKSFGITLGMLAEARAMALSLQRGTLGDNVMYFETGQGSCLSANAHHGLDQQTLEARAYAVARAYQPLLVNTVVGFIGPEYLYNGKEILRAGLEDHFCGKLLGLPMGCDVCYTNHAEADQDDMDALLTSLGVAGCTYIMGVPGADDIMLNYQSTSFHDLHYLRQALRLRPAPEFEVWLEKMKIQSPDNRLLPTSSTHTLLEQI; encoded by the coding sequence ATGAGCCGCTACCGTTGTCCCATCGGCAAAACAGTCCATCTGTTTTCATCGCTGGGCGATCTCCTGGCCAAAGCCACCCCCCGGCGATCGGGTGACGATCTGGCCGGGGTTGCCGCCGCCAACGCCGAGGAACGCGTGGCCGCACAAATTGCGCTGGCCGATGTTCCCCTCCAGGCTTTTCTCGACGAACCCCTGATTCCCTATGACGAGGACGAGGTCACCCGCCTCATCTGCGACACCCACGACCGCGCCGCTTTTGCTCCAGTGGCTGGTTTTACCGTGGGCGCTTTCCGCGACTGGCTCCTGCGCTATGAAACCGGCGAAGCCGAACTCACGGCGTTGGCCCCCGGACTGACCCCGGAGATGGTTGCGGCCGTCTCCAAGATCATGGCCAACCAGGATCTGGTGCTGGTCGCACAAAAATGCCGGGTCATCACCCGATTCCGCAACACCATCGGACTCCCCGGCCGCCTGAGTGCCCGGCTCCAACCCAACCACCCGACCGACGACCCCCGGGGCATCGCCGCCTCCACCCTCGACGGCCTTCTCTACGGATGCGGTGACGCCGTCATCGGCATCAACCCCGCCACCGACAGCGTCGCGGCCGCCGACACCCTCCTGCGCCTGCTCGACGAACTCATCACCCAATTCCAGATCCCCACCCAATCCTGCGTTCTGGCCCACGTCACCACCATGATGCAGTGCATGGAAAAGGGGAGCCCGGTTGACCTCGTCTTCCAGTCCATCGCCGGCACCGAGGCCGCGAACAAGAGCTTCGGCATCACTCTCGGGATGCTGGCCGAAGCCCGGGCCATGGCCCTTTCCCTCCAGCGCGGAACCCTCGGTGACAACGTCATGTATTTCGAAACCGGCCAGGGATCCTGCCTCTCCGCCAACGCCCACCACGGGTTGGACCAACAAACCCTGGAAGCCCGGGCCTACGCAGTGGCCCGGGCTTACCAACCCCTGCTCGTCAACACCGTCGTCGGCTTCATCGGCCCGGAGTATCTTTACAACGGCAAGGAAATCCTCCGCGCCGGACTGGAGGACCACTTCTGCGGAAAACTGCTCGGCCTGCCCATGGGCTGCGACGTCTGCTACACCAACCACGCCGAGGCCGACCAGGACGACATGGACGCACTCCTGACCTCGCTCGGGGTGGCGGGCTGCACCTACATCATGGGTGTTCCGGGGGCGGACGACATCATGCTCAACTACCAATCCACCTCCTTCCACGACCTGCATTACCTCCGTCAGGCCCTCCGCCTCCGTCCAGCCCCGGAGTTCGAGGTTTGGCTGGAAAAAATGAAGATCCAATCCCCGGACAACCGGCTCCTCCCCACCAGTAGTACCCACACCCTTCTTGAACAGATTTGA
- the eat gene encoding ethanolamine permease, translating to MENNPAVPSSTPTAGIKYVDVAASYLDERKLKKHAGWILLWALGVGAVISGMYSGWNLGIGAGGFGGMAIATALMTVMYICMVYSIAELSSALPHAGGFYSFARNAFGPWGGMLVGVSDTIEYVLTPAVIVFFIGGFMNTLLPAVPLWVWWASFYAVFTVINIKGVEITFKVGLIVTILAIAVLLAFFVLALATGSFHPNLLMNIEPKEGGSSFLPFGSYGIFAAIPFAIWFYLAIEQLPLAAEETKNVVEDMPKALIYGIATLVVLALLTLVLNTGVGGGAATMGASGAPLPDGFKAIFGEGLTTAAFTIIALVGLVASFHTVIYAAGRVLFALSRSGYYPQWISVTGKTTHTPHRALILSAVVGFVIALVCSIDTKTVGAALLSMSVFGAVISYAVVMAAYIKLKITRPDMPRPYKSPLGVPGAVIGVTLAVIGLAATMAVESNRPGVIGTAIFLVIMLVYFALYSSKRLVAKAPEEEVALVAEAEKELAHK from the coding sequence ATGGAAAACAACCCCGCCGTCCCCTCCTCCACTCCCACCGCTGGGATCAAATATGTTGATGTCGCCGCCTCCTATCTGGATGAGCGCAAGCTGAAGAAACACGCCGGATGGATCCTGCTCTGGGCCCTGGGTGTGGGAGCGGTCATTTCCGGAATGTATTCGGGCTGGAACCTCGGCATCGGGGCCGGGGGATTCGGGGGCATGGCCATCGCCACCGCGCTCATGACGGTCATGTACATTTGCATGGTTTACAGCATCGCCGAACTCTCCTCTGCGCTGCCGCACGCGGGTGGCTTCTACTCTTTTGCCCGTAATGCCTTCGGCCCTTGGGGCGGAATGCTCGTGGGGGTCAGCGATACCATCGAGTATGTGCTCACTCCTGCAGTGATCGTCTTCTTCATTGGGGGATTCATGAATACCCTGCTTCCCGCGGTTCCGCTGTGGGTCTGGTGGGCCTCGTTCTATGCGGTGTTCACCGTGATCAATATCAAAGGGGTCGAAATCACCTTCAAAGTCGGACTCATCGTCACCATCCTGGCCATTGCCGTCCTCCTTGCTTTCTTCGTGCTTGCCCTCGCCACCGGGTCGTTCCATCCAAACCTCCTCATGAACATCGAACCCAAGGAAGGCGGCTCATCCTTCCTCCCCTTCGGATCCTACGGCATCTTCGCCGCCATCCCGTTTGCCATCTGGTTTTACCTCGCCATTGAACAACTCCCTCTCGCGGCCGAAGAAACCAAAAATGTCGTCGAGGACATGCCCAAGGCACTCATCTACGGCATTGCGACTTTGGTGGTTCTGGCCCTCCTCACCTTGGTTTTGAATACGGGTGTCGGGGGAGGAGCCGCTACCATGGGAGCCTCCGGGGCCCCGCTTCCCGACGGCTTCAAGGCCATTTTCGGCGAAGGTCTCACCACGGCCGCCTTCACGATCATCGCACTTGTCGGCTTGGTCGCCAGTTTCCACACCGTCATTTACGCCGCCGGACGCGTGCTCTTCGCCCTCTCCCGCTCGGGTTACTACCCCCAATGGATCTCGGTCACCGGGAAAACCACCCACACCCCCCACCGCGCCCTCATCCTCAGCGCTGTGGTCGGGTTCGTGATTGCGCTCGTATGCAGCATCGACACCAAGACGGTCGGGGCCGCGCTCCTGAGCATGTCGGTCTTTGGCGCGGTGATTTCCTACGCCGTGGTCATGGCGGCCTATATCAAACTCAAGATCACCCGCCCGGACATGCCCCGCCCCTACAAGAGTCCGCTCGGTGTCCCCGGCGCGGTGATCGGCGTGACCCTGGCCGTCATCGGTTTGGCCGCCACCATGGCGGTGGAATCCAACCGACCCGGAGTCATCGGCACCGCCATCTTCCTCGTCATCATGCTGGTCTACTTCGCCCTCTACAGCTCCAAGCGCCTCGTCGCCAAGGCGCCCGAGGAGGAAGTCGCACTGGTGGCCGAAGCGGAAAAGGAACTGGCCCACAAGTAA
- the eutC gene encoding ethanolamine ammonia-lyase subunit EutC: MPDSWTHLRQLTNARIALGRSGGSLPTRALLDFRLAHAHARDAVQSPFSDELLRTALAPTGLPVLSLNSAAPDLQTYLRRPDLGRRLDEPSRESILSHAAMAKPHDLAIILSNGLSAQAVHENAAPLVHALVDRLTAARWSLAPLVVVKNARVALSDEVGHLLHARIALILLGERPGLGGGDSLGAYFTFDPVPGKNDADRNCVSNIRAGGLVPEQAAAKLASLMLRSRSLGLSGVQLKDEESMLGSDPVPVLPVHNPTTL, translated from the coding sequence ATGCCCGACTCCTGGACCCATCTCCGCCAACTGACCAACGCCCGGATCGCCCTCGGACGCAGCGGCGGCAGTCTGCCCACCCGGGCCTTGCTCGATTTCCGGTTGGCCCACGCCCATGCCCGCGATGCCGTGCAATCCCCCTTCTCTGACGAGCTTTTACGGACGGCCCTCGCACCCACCGGACTCCCCGTCCTCTCCCTGAACAGTGCCGCCCCCGACCTTCAGACCTATCTCCGGCGGCCGGATCTGGGACGCCGTCTGGACGAACCTTCCCGGGAATCGATCCTCTCACATGCCGCTATGGCCAAGCCCCACGATTTGGCCATCATCCTCTCGAACGGCCTTTCCGCCCAAGCGGTTCATGAAAACGCAGCCCCCCTGGTCCATGCCCTGGTGGATCGACTGACCGCAGCCCGGTGGTCCTTGGCCCCGCTCGTCGTGGTGAAAAACGCCCGCGTGGCCCTCTCCGACGAGGTCGGCCATCTCCTCCACGCCCGCATCGCCCTCATTTTGCTCGGGGAGCGCCCCGGCCTGGGCGGAGGCGACAGCCTTGGAGCTTATTTCACCTTCGACCCGGTGCCGGGGAAAAACGACGCCGATCGCAATTGCGTATCCAACATCCGGGCCGGTGGCCTGGTCCCCGAACAGGCGGCCGCCAAGCTGGCCTCCCTCATGCTGCGCTCAAGGAGTCTGGGATTGAGCGGGGTTCAACTGAAGGACGAAGAATCCATGCTGGGATCGGACCCCGTTCCGGTCCTCCCCGTTCATAATCCGACTACTTTATAA
- a CDS encoding glutamate-5-semialdehyde dehydrogenase: MADLKQTLETLGRDARLAARRLAYASTDEKNRLLGFLATTLDSRRGELAAGNAMDLAAGKEAGLSAAMLDRLEFTPKRIDAMIQGVRDVIALPDPVGDVLKAWTLPSGLAMQKVRVPIGVIGIIYESRPNVTVDAAILCLKTGNAVILRGGKEAFHSNRVLGDCIRAAAEQAGLPAGVCAIVPTTDREAIALLCAMDQHIDLMIPRGGYGLIETVVTHARMPVLKHFHGVCHVYVHEKADPAMAESVVVNAKTQRPGTCNAAETLLVDRSVAATVLPKVAVGLKAKGVKLLGDAEVSGILGEKLSEPENWKTEYLDLVMAVRVVSGFDEAVDHIETYGSHHSDAIVTGDAGAAEQFIARVDSAAVFWNASTRLNDGGEFGFGAEIGISTDKIHARGPMALEELTSYKYVARGNGQIRA, encoded by the coding sequence ATGGCTGACTTGAAACAGACGCTTGAAACCCTGGGACGCGACGCACGACTGGCCGCGCGGCGGCTGGCTTATGCCTCTACGGACGAGAAGAACCGTCTGCTCGGCTTCCTGGCCACGACCCTGGATTCCCGTCGTGGGGAATTGGCGGCCGGCAACGCCATGGATCTGGCCGCGGGCAAAGAAGCGGGCCTCTCGGCGGCCATGCTCGACCGCCTTGAGTTCACTCCAAAGCGCATCGACGCCATGATCCAGGGGGTGCGCGACGTCATCGCCCTTCCCGATCCGGTGGGTGACGTTTTGAAAGCTTGGACCCTGCCCAGCGGCCTCGCGATGCAGAAAGTGCGCGTGCCCATCGGAGTCATCGGCATCATTTACGAGTCCCGTCCGAACGTGACCGTGGACGCCGCCATCCTCTGCTTGAAGACGGGCAACGCGGTCATCCTTCGTGGTGGCAAGGAAGCGTTCCATTCCAATCGGGTGCTGGGTGATTGCATCCGGGCCGCAGCGGAACAGGCCGGACTGCCCGCCGGGGTTTGTGCCATTGTGCCGACGACCGACCGCGAGGCCATCGCGCTGCTCTGCGCCATGGACCAGCACATCGATTTGATGATCCCCCGCGGTGGCTACGGTCTGATTGAAACCGTCGTCACCCACGCCCGCATGCCGGTGCTGAAACACTTCCATGGGGTGTGCCATGTTTACGTGCATGAGAAGGCCGATCCGGCCATGGCCGAGTCGGTCGTGGTCAATGCCAAGACCCAGCGCCCGGGCACCTGCAACGCCGCCGAGACGTTGCTGGTCGACCGATCGGTGGCGGCAACCGTTCTTCCGAAAGTCGCCGTTGGCTTGAAGGCCAAGGGGGTCAAGCTTCTGGGTGACGCCGAAGTGTCCGGAATTCTGGGAGAGAAGCTGTCCGAACCGGAGAATTGGAAGACTGAATACCTCGACCTGGTCATGGCCGTGAGGGTGGTGTCCGGGTTTGATGAAGCGGTGGACCACATTGAGACGTATGGTTCCCATCACAGCGATGCCATTGTGACCGGTGACGCCGGGGCGGCGGAGCAATTCATTGCCCGGGTCGATTCGGCGGCGGTTTTTTGGAATGCTTCCACGCGGTTGAATGATGGTGGGGAATTCGGCTTTGGGGCCGAAATCGGCATCAGCACGGACAAGATCCACGCCCGCGGGCCGATGGCGTTGGAGGAATTGACCAGTTACAAGTACGTCGCCCGGGGCAACGGGCAGATCCGGGCCTAG